In Corynebacterium afermentans subsp. afermentans, a genomic segment contains:
- the map gene encoding type I methionyl aminopeptidase produces the protein MNNRGLLTPGKPTPERKVPKTIERPEYAWKDEVQENVGEPVIQTAETIEAMREASKIAANALALAGAAVAPGKTTDEIDGIVHNYLVQHGAYPSTLGYRGYPKSCCISLNEIVCHGIPDTTVIQEGDIVNIDVTAYKNGVHGDTNATFFAGEVAQEHTDLVDRTYQATMRGIKAAKPGRQINVIGRVIESYAKRFGYNVVTDFTGHGVGTTFHNGLVVLHYDSDAYTDILEPGMTLTIEPMINLGELPYRVWDDGWTVQNIDGEYTAQFEHTIVITEDGNEILTIPDSDVAAGQHMLGE, from the coding sequence ATGAATAACCGAGGCCTACTCACCCCAGGAAAACCCACCCCAGAGCGCAAGGTGCCAAAGACCATTGAGCGCCCCGAGTACGCATGGAAGGACGAAGTTCAGGAAAACGTCGGCGAGCCGGTGATCCAGACCGCTGAGACCATCGAGGCGATGCGTGAAGCGTCGAAGATCGCGGCGAACGCTCTGGCGCTTGCCGGCGCCGCTGTGGCCCCGGGCAAAACCACCGATGAGATCGACGGTATCGTCCACAACTATCTGGTTCAGCACGGTGCCTACCCGTCCACGCTGGGCTACCGTGGGTACCCGAAGTCCTGCTGCATCTCGCTGAACGAAATTGTCTGCCACGGCATCCCTGACACCACGGTGATCCAGGAAGGCGACATCGTCAACATCGACGTCACCGCCTACAAAAACGGCGTGCACGGCGACACCAACGCCACGTTCTTCGCCGGCGAGGTGGCGCAGGAGCACACGGACCTGGTGGATAGGACCTACCAGGCGACGATGCGCGGCATCAAGGCGGCAAAGCCCGGCCGCCAGATCAACGTGATCGGGCGCGTGATCGAGTCCTACGCCAAGCGCTTCGGCTACAACGTGGTCACGGACTTCACCGGCCACGGAGTGGGCACCACCTTCCACAACGGGCTGGTGGTGCTGCACTACGATTCCGACGCCTACACGGACATACTGGAGCCGGGCATGACGCTCACCATCGAGCCCATGATCAACCTGGGCGAGCTGCCGTACCGTGTGTGGGACGACGGCTGGACCGTGCAGAACATCGACGGCGAATACACCGCCCAGTTCGAGCACACCATCGTGATCACCGAGGACGGTAACGAGATCCTCACCATCCCGGACTCCGACGTCGCCGCCGGGCAGCACATGCTGGGGGAGTAA
- a CDS encoding penicillin-binding transpeptidase domain-containing protein: MLRRRVAGVAVVALAASISSCTPRPNDAEPAASDFLSALEKREVNSSLIDDASAAETSLNDTWGGLQAESLSASLIDVNQDDNLATATYELRWDLPRERDLTYQAQMTLTQSGNEWNVRWQPSVLHPRLGANQHLELRAVAPSQASVVSSDGVELLTPGTAYRVLVDTEEMHSAGAAAAGISAALAKAHEVDRGVPLRDAEEVAKELQDASGTYSVAVVPAPAKDAFEAALAGEPGVRLNEEAAMVNAQPEFAPDIMARVGELVRDDLQGDSGWSVDVVNENGASYEEIKRQDAAPAPAVHISLDHRIQRAAEMALEPVAGQQAMIVAMRPSTGGILAIAQTPAADAGGNLATMGQYPPGSTFKILTAFAGLTKQGLIPASPVPCPGTMNLYGRTVTNYAGFGMGTVPLETAFARSCNTTFADISTKLAPGELQDVGKQFGLGVDMEIPGVETITGSIPEGEEPLDRTEAGYGQGLDLASPFGMALVSAAAARGSLPVPYLVEGEETKLSGEAPPMDPQAAEELRQMMAAVTGPGGTASAFTASGDIRGKTGEAEINGGSHSWFTGYRADDDIAFATLVVLGGGSEAAVALSDRMLLNLDAPAE; encoded by the coding sequence ATGCTGCGCCGCCGTGTCGCGGGGGTTGCGGTGGTGGCGCTGGCGGCGTCGATAAGCAGTTGCACCCCGCGCCCCAACGACGCCGAACCCGCCGCCTCCGATTTTCTCAGCGCGCTGGAGAAGCGCGAGGTGAACTCGTCGCTTATCGACGACGCCTCCGCCGCCGAAACCTCCCTAAACGACACGTGGGGCGGGCTGCAGGCGGAAAGCCTGAGCGCATCGCTTATCGACGTCAACCAGGACGACAACCTGGCCACAGCCACCTACGAGCTGCGCTGGGACCTGCCTCGAGAGCGGGATTTGACGTATCAGGCACAGATGACGCTGACGCAGAGCGGCAACGAATGGAACGTGCGCTGGCAGCCGTCCGTGCTGCACCCGCGACTGGGGGCGAACCAGCACTTGGAGCTGCGCGCAGTGGCCCCGTCGCAGGCGAGCGTGGTCTCCTCCGACGGGGTGGAGCTGCTCACGCCCGGCACCGCCTACCGCGTGCTGGTGGACACGGAGGAAATGCACAGCGCCGGGGCGGCGGCAGCCGGTATCAGCGCGGCGCTGGCCAAGGCCCACGAGGTGGATCGCGGCGTGCCCCTGCGTGACGCGGAGGAGGTAGCGAAGGAGCTGCAGGACGCCTCCGGCACATACTCCGTTGCAGTGGTGCCTGCGCCCGCAAAAGACGCGTTCGAGGCGGCACTGGCCGGTGAGCCCGGCGTGCGGCTCAACGAGGAGGCCGCGATGGTCAATGCGCAGCCGGAGTTTGCGCCCGACATCATGGCGCGCGTGGGTGAGCTGGTGCGAGACGATCTACAGGGCGATAGCGGCTGGAGCGTCGATGTGGTCAACGAAAACGGTGCCTCCTACGAGGAGATCAAGCGCCAGGACGCCGCTCCGGCTCCCGCGGTGCACATCAGCCTGGATCACCGCATCCAGCGTGCCGCGGAAATGGCGCTCGAGCCGGTTGCCGGCCAGCAGGCCATGATCGTGGCGATGCGGCCGTCCACAGGCGGAATCCTGGCCATTGCGCAGACGCCGGCCGCGGATGCCGGTGGCAACCTGGCCACGATGGGCCAGTACCCGCCAGGCTCGACGTTTAAGATCCTCACCGCCTTTGCCGGGCTGACAAAGCAGGGGCTTATTCCGGCTTCGCCGGTGCCATGCCCCGGCACCATGAACCTCTACGGGCGCACCGTAACCAACTACGCGGGCTTCGGAATGGGCACCGTGCCGTTGGAGACCGCGTTCGCGCGCTCGTGCAACACCACGTTCGCGGACATCTCCACGAAACTGGCGCCCGGCGAATTGCAGGACGTTGGCAAGCAGTTTGGCCTGGGCGTGGACATGGAGATCCCCGGTGTGGAGACCATCACCGGCTCCATCCCGGAGGGCGAAGAGCCGCTGGACCGCACCGAGGCCGGCTACGGCCAGGGCCTGGATCTGGCCAGCCCGTTCGGTATGGCGCTGGTGTCCGCCGCTGCCGCGCGCGGCTCGTTGCCTGTGCCGTACCTGGTGGAGGGCGAGGAGACGAAGCTGAGCGGAGAGGCCCCGCCAATGGACCCGCAGGCGGCCGAGGAGCTGCGTCAGATGATGGCTGCGGTCACCGGCCCTGGCGGCACGGCGAGCGCGTTCACCGCGAGCGGCGATATCCGCGGCAAGACCGGCGAGGCCGAGATCAACGGCGGCTCCCACTCGTGGTTCACCGGCTACCGGGCCGACGATGACATCGCCTTCGCCACCCTGGTGGTGCTTGGCGGCGGTTCTGAGGCCGCTGTGGCACTGTCGGACCGGATGCTGCTGAACCTGGACGCTCCCGCCGAGTAA
- the ispG gene encoding flavodoxin-dependent (E)-4-hydroxy-3-methylbut-2-enyl-diphosphate synthase, whose translation MNTPIGLGMPEGPAPTLAPRRTTRQLMVGDVGVGSDHPISVQSMTTTKTHDINATLQQIAQLTTAGCDIVRVACPKTVDAEALPAIAAKSPIPVIADIHFQPKYIFAAIDAGCAAVRVNPGNIKEFDGRVKEVAKAAGDAGIPIRIGVNGGSLDKRLLEKYGKATPEALVESAIYEAGLFEEYGYGDIAISVKHSDPVLMVEAYRQLAEKTDYPLHLGVTEAGPKFMGTIKSSVAFGALLSQGIGDTIRVSLSADPVEEIKVGDQILQAMNLRPRKLEIVSCPSCGRAQVDVYKLAEEVTAGLDGMEFPLRVAVMGCVVNGPGEARDADLGVASGNGKGQIFVKGEVVETVPESKIVETLIDYAQRIAEEEGLEEVEGAKAEVKVTR comes from the coding sequence ATGAACACCCCCATCGGATTAGGCATGCCCGAAGGCCCGGCACCGACTTTGGCTCCGCGCCGCACAACCCGTCAGCTGATGGTGGGCGATGTCGGCGTCGGTTCGGATCACCCGATTTCTGTGCAGTCCATGACCACGACGAAGACGCACGACATCAACGCCACGCTTCAGCAGATCGCGCAGCTGACCACCGCGGGCTGCGACATCGTGCGAGTGGCTTGCCCGAAGACCGTGGACGCGGAAGCCCTGCCGGCCATTGCTGCGAAGTCGCCGATCCCGGTGATCGCGGACATCCACTTCCAGCCGAAGTACATCTTCGCGGCCATCGACGCCGGCTGCGCGGCAGTGCGCGTGAACCCGGGCAACATCAAGGAGTTCGACGGCCGCGTTAAGGAGGTGGCCAAGGCTGCGGGTGACGCGGGTATCCCGATCCGAATCGGCGTCAACGGCGGCTCCCTGGACAAGCGCCTGCTGGAGAAGTACGGCAAGGCCACCCCAGAAGCGCTGGTGGAGTCCGCAATCTACGAGGCCGGCCTGTTCGAGGAGTACGGCTACGGCGACATTGCCATTTCCGTCAAACACTCCGACCCGGTGCTCATGGTGGAGGCGTACCGCCAGCTGGCGGAGAAGACCGATTACCCGCTGCACCTCGGCGTGACCGAGGCAGGCCCGAAATTCATGGGCACGATCAAGTCCTCCGTGGCCTTCGGCGCGCTGCTCTCGCAGGGCATCGGCGACACCATCCGCGTGTCCCTGTCCGCTGATCCGGTGGAGGAGATCAAGGTCGGCGATCAGATCCTGCAGGCGATGAACCTGCGCCCGCGCAAGCTGGAGATCGTCTCTTGCCCGTCCTGTGGCCGCGCCCAGGTGGATGTGTACAAACTCGCCGAGGAGGTCACCGCTGGCCTGGACGGCATGGAGTTCCCGCTGCGCGTTGCCGTGATGGGCTGCGTTGTCAACGGCCCGGGCGAGGCGCGCGACGCCGACCTCGGTGTGGCGTCGGGCAACGGCAAGGGCCAGATCTTTGTCAAGGGCGAGGTCGTGGAGACCGTGCCGGAGTCCAAGATCGTGGAAACGCTCATTGATTACGCGCAGCGCATCGCCGAAGAGGAGGGCCTCGAGGAGGTCGAGGGCGCTAAGGCCGAGGTCAAGGTCACCCGCTAA
- a CDS encoding M50 family metallopeptidase, which translates to MGALGILAFALAIAASIALHEAGHMFTARAFGMRVRRYFIGFGPTVWSTTKGNTEYGLAALPFGGFCDIAGMTALDPLTPEEEPHAMVNKPAWQRIAVLAGGIVMNLLIGVVITYFVAVLSGIPNPDADFTPRVGKTVCVADQVDADTLGECSGAGPAGEAGVQVGDTLVALDGQEIEQFGQLRDAVAKQPGETVRLEVLRGGETVTLDVPVAEVERIDPATGERVTQGAVGIVSAPPTDAVKQYGPAEAVPATFRFTGQMLRATVGGIASFPAKIPGVVASIFGAERDIEGPVSVIGASRTGGELVEQDMWSAFWMMLASLNFFLALFNLVPLPPLDGGHIAVVLYEKIRDALRRLRGLGPGAPANYEKLMPLTYAMAALLLGVGVLVMAADVVNPVRIFG; encoded by the coding sequence GTGGGTGCGCTAGGCATTTTGGCGTTCGCGCTGGCGATCGCTGCGTCCATTGCGCTGCATGAGGCCGGGCACATGTTCACCGCCCGCGCCTTTGGTATGCGCGTGCGTCGCTATTTTATTGGGTTTGGCCCCACGGTGTGGTCGACCACGAAGGGCAACACCGAGTACGGCCTTGCCGCGCTGCCGTTCGGCGGGTTCTGCGACATCGCGGGCATGACCGCGTTGGATCCCCTCACGCCAGAGGAGGAGCCGCACGCGATGGTGAATAAGCCGGCGTGGCAGCGCATCGCGGTGCTTGCCGGCGGCATTGTGATGAACCTGCTCATCGGCGTTGTCATCACCTACTTTGTGGCGGTGCTTTCCGGCATCCCGAATCCGGACGCGGACTTCACCCCGCGAGTGGGCAAGACGGTGTGCGTTGCCGACCAGGTGGACGCTGACACGCTGGGGGAGTGCTCCGGTGCGGGCCCGGCGGGCGAGGCCGGTGTCCAGGTTGGCGACACGCTGGTGGCACTTGACGGGCAGGAGATTGAGCAATTCGGGCAGTTGCGGGATGCCGTCGCTAAGCAGCCTGGCGAAACCGTGCGCCTCGAGGTGCTGCGCGGCGGAGAAACCGTCACCCTCGACGTGCCTGTCGCCGAGGTTGAGCGCATCGACCCGGCCACTGGGGAGCGCGTCACCCAGGGGGCGGTGGGCATCGTCTCAGCGCCCCCCACGGACGCGGTGAAGCAGTACGGCCCGGCAGAAGCGGTGCCTGCGACCTTCCGGTTCACCGGCCAAATGCTGCGCGCGACGGTGGGCGGCATCGCGTCGTTCCCGGCGAAGATCCCGGGTGTTGTGGCCTCCATCTTCGGCGCGGAACGCGACATCGAAGGCCCGGTCAGTGTCATCGGTGCCTCGCGCACCGGCGGTGAGCTGGTGGAGCAGGATATGTGGTCCGCGTTCTGGATGATGCTGGCCAGCCTGAACTTCTTCCTCGCGCTGTTCAATCTCGTGCCGTTGCCGCCGCTGGACGGCGGGCACATTGCGGTGGTGCTGTACGAAAAGATTCGCGATGCTTTACGACGCCTCCGGGGCCTCGGCCCAGGCGCTCCCGCGAATTATGAAAAGCTCATGCCCTTGACGTACGCCATGGCTGCGCTGCTGCTCGGCGTCGGTGTGTTGGTCATGGCCGCGGACGTGGTCAACCCCGTCCGAATTTTTGGCTGA
- the dxr gene encoding 1-deoxy-D-xylulose-5-phosphate reductoisomerase: protein MKNVIILGSTGSIGSQAIDVIREHRDQFNVVGIATGGTNPDRAIEQAREFGLSADQVAVRDLEGAKKVSKALGGFVITGDACAAALVESQEADLVLNALVGSAGLPATLAALKSGATLALANKESLVAGGRFVLEAAKPGQIIPVDSEHSAMAQALRSGDRGEVARFVLTASGGPFRGNSREELMDVTYEQAVAHPTWSMGSMNSLNSATMVNKGLELIEASLLFDVEPDNIDVTVHPQSIVHSMVTFTDGATIAQASPPSMMLPISHALNWPNRIPDAQPALDFSQSFEWTFEPLDEEAFPAVKLARQAAEKGEPYPAIYNAANEVAVDAFVAGRIKFPHIVDTIAEVLENADDFAEAPADVNAVLRTESRARERAEAVVERFAHK, encoded by the coding sequence GTGAAGAATGTAATCATCTTGGGCTCGACTGGTTCTATCGGTTCTCAGGCGATCGATGTCATTCGCGAACATAGAGATCAATTCAACGTGGTCGGCATCGCCACCGGTGGAACCAACCCGGACCGGGCTATTGAGCAAGCCCGCGAGTTCGGCCTCAGCGCTGACCAGGTTGCCGTGCGTGATCTAGAAGGAGCCAAGAAGGTTTCAAAGGCGCTCGGCGGCTTCGTTATTACCGGCGATGCCTGCGCTGCGGCTCTGGTGGAGTCGCAGGAGGCGGACCTGGTGCTCAACGCGCTCGTCGGTTCTGCAGGTCTGCCGGCGACCCTCGCTGCGCTGAAGTCCGGCGCGACGCTAGCGCTGGCCAACAAGGAGTCGCTCGTCGCTGGCGGCCGCTTCGTGCTGGAGGCGGCAAAACCCGGACAGATTATCCCGGTGGATTCGGAGCACTCCGCGATGGCCCAGGCGCTGCGCTCCGGCGACCGCGGGGAGGTGGCCCGCTTCGTGCTCACCGCCTCCGGTGGCCCATTCCGCGGCAATTCCCGCGAGGAGCTGATGGACGTCACCTACGAGCAGGCCGTCGCCCACCCGACGTGGTCTATGGGCTCGATGAATTCGCTGAACTCCGCGACGATGGTGAACAAGGGCCTGGAGCTGATTGAGGCATCGCTGCTGTTCGACGTCGAGCCGGACAACATCGACGTCACGGTCCACCCGCAGTCCATAGTGCACTCCATGGTGACGTTCACCGACGGCGCCACGATCGCCCAGGCGTCCCCGCCGTCGATGATGCTGCCAATCTCCCACGCGCTGAATTGGCCAAACCGTATCCCGGACGCGCAGCCTGCCCTGGACTTCTCGCAATCCTTCGAGTGGACCTTCGAGCCGTTGGATGAGGAAGCGTTCCCGGCGGTGAAGCTGGCACGCCAAGCGGCTGAGAAGGGCGAGCCGTACCCGGCGATCTACAACGCAGCCAACGAGGTTGCCGTCGACGCGTTCGTGGCAGGCCGCATCAAGTTCCCGCACATTGTGGACACCATCGCCGAGGTCCTCGAAAACGCGGATGATTTCGCGGAGGCACCGGCGGACGTCAACGCGGTCCTGCGCACCGAAAGCCGCGCCCGCGAGCGTGCGGAGGCCGTTGTCGAGCGCTTCGCGCACAAGTAG
- a CDS encoding DUF2631 domain-containing protein, protein MAHAKDNAPQVYNGVSEADVPSARFGWSAFTDRTIQLAGWISVLFLIAYNFGNHQGHVETIWLISLAVLLALGLILHATKPKLSQVRTVTSHNKPVGHQEPDWMYDQATLSGDVYENLSDSQLRALNIEPGRVAHLRPAHGQERVVERTAARPVDAPHQHEDVEVITVESRGKHERI, encoded by the coding sequence GTGGCCCACGCGAAGGACAACGCACCCCAGGTGTACAACGGTGTTTCTGAGGCGGACGTTCCGTCTGCCCGTTTCGGCTGGAGCGCGTTCACGGACCGCACCATCCAGCTCGCCGGTTGGATCTCCGTTTTGTTCCTCATCGCCTACAACTTTGGCAACCACCAGGGCCACGTGGAGACCATCTGGCTCATCTCCCTGGCGGTGCTGCTGGCGCTCGGCCTGATCCTGCACGCTACCAAGCCGAAGCTGAGCCAGGTGCGCACCGTCACCTCCCACAACAAGCCGGTGGGCCACCAGGAGCCGGACTGGATGTACGACCAGGCCACCCTCTCCGGTGACGTATACGAGAACCTGTCCGACTCGCAGCTGCGCGCCCTGAACATCGAGCCGGGCCGCGTTGCCCACCTGCGCCCGGCACACGGCCAGGAGCGTGTGGTTGAGCGCACCGCCGCCCGCCCGGTCGACGCGCCGCACCAGCACGAGGACGTCGAGGTCATCACCGTCGAGTCCCGCGGCAAGCACGAGCGCATCTAA
- the rlmN gene encoding 23S rRNA (adenine(2503)-C(2))-methyltransferase RlmN, producing the protein MSDFPQIQLLAPKRGMPPKHFADLSKDERIDALKELGLPKFRADQIARHYYGKFEADPLTMTDLPEAQRQTVKDALFPTLLSPVRTVETDEGDTTKTLWRLHDGTLLESVLMRYPGRATLCISSQAGCGMACPFCATGQGGLDRNLSVAEIVDQVRAAAAMMAAEGSRLSNIVFMGMGEPLANYKRVVEAVRQITQPSPDGFGISQRNVTVSTVGLAPQIRMLADEGLSCTLAVSLHTPDDELRDELVPVNNRFAVSEVLDATRYYADETGRRVSIEYALIRDMNDHDWRADLLGKKLHSALGSRVHVNVIPLNPTPGSKWDASPKARQDEFVRRVAAQGVPCTVRDTKGQEIAAACGQLAADEDAS; encoded by the coding sequence ATGAGCGATTTCCCCCAGATCCAGCTGCTCGCGCCGAAGCGCGGCATGCCGCCGAAGCACTTCGCGGACTTGAGCAAAGACGAGCGCATCGACGCGCTCAAGGAACTCGGCCTGCCCAAGTTCCGCGCCGACCAGATCGCGCGCCACTACTACGGCAAGTTCGAAGCCGACCCGCTAACCATGACGGACCTGCCGGAGGCACAGCGCCAGACCGTCAAGGACGCGCTGTTTCCTACGCTGCTCTCTCCGGTGCGCACGGTGGAGACTGATGAAGGCGACACGACGAAGACGCTGTGGCGGCTTCACGACGGCACCCTGCTGGAGTCCGTCCTCATGCGTTACCCGGGCCGCGCAACCCTTTGCATCTCCTCGCAGGCCGGCTGCGGCATGGCCTGCCCCTTCTGCGCCACCGGCCAGGGCGGGCTGGACCGCAACCTGTCCGTGGCGGAGATCGTGGACCAGGTGCGCGCCGCCGCCGCGATGATGGCCGCGGAGGGCTCGCGCTTGTCCAACATCGTGTTCATGGGCATGGGGGAGCCGCTGGCCAACTACAAGCGAGTTGTGGAGGCGGTGCGCCAGATCACCCAGCCGTCCCCGGATGGCTTCGGCATTTCCCAGCGCAACGTCACCGTCTCCACGGTGGGGCTGGCCCCGCAGATCCGCATGCTCGCGGACGAGGGGCTGTCCTGCACCCTGGCGGTGAGCCTGCATACGCCTGACGACGAGCTCCGCGACGAACTCGTCCCCGTCAACAACCGCTTCGCAGTGTCCGAAGTGCTGGACGCCACCCGCTACTACGCGGACGAGACCGGCCGCCGCGTGTCCATCGAGTACGCGCTCATCCGCGACATGAACGACCACGACTGGCGGGCGGACCTGCTGGGCAAGAAGCTGCACTCGGCGCTCGGTTCGCGCGTGCACGTCAACGTGATCCCGCTCAACCCGACCCCGGGCTCGAAGTGGGACGCCTCGCCGAAGGCCCGCCAGGACGAGTTCGTCCGCCGGGTAGCGGCCCAGGGCGTGCCGTGCACCGTTCGCGACACCAAGGGCCAGGAAATCGCCGCCGCCTGCGGCCAGCTCGCTGCCGACGAGGACGCCAGCTAG
- a CDS encoding phosphatidate cytidylyltransferase produces the protein MSKAQTETTEMGAAVSDAPEAPEATPSRWPSRAPKPKNKAGRDLPAAIATGVVLGALVIAAVWIGPVAWYPLVAAAVALAMWEVMTRLREAGYVQPRTLMIILGQAMLWLSAPYGTTGLVSGFAFTVLVVMFWGMFHQGRHHQPENYLRDTAVAIFVLAWIPLFGTFAAMISRITEAGVDGSAYIVAFMLCVVANDVGGYATGVMFGSHPMAPAVSPNKSWEGFAGSMTAGIITGVLVVHFLIHGPWWMGIVLGIALVICGTMGDLVESQFKRELGIKDMSNLLPGHGGIMDRLDGMLPAAAATYILLTTITLMNQ, from the coding sequence GTGTCGAAGGCGCAGACGGAAACCACCGAGATGGGTGCGGCCGTGAGCGATGCCCCGGAGGCACCCGAGGCCACCCCGAGCCGCTGGCCCAGCCGCGCCCCGAAGCCGAAGAACAAGGCGGGGCGCGACCTGCCCGCGGCGATCGCCACGGGCGTCGTGCTCGGCGCGTTGGTGATCGCGGCGGTGTGGATCGGGCCCGTCGCCTGGTACCCGCTGGTTGCCGCCGCCGTGGCGCTGGCCATGTGGGAGGTGATGACGCGTCTGAGAGAGGCCGGCTATGTCCAGCCGCGCACGCTGATGATCATCCTCGGCCAGGCCATGCTCTGGCTGTCCGCGCCTTACGGCACCACAGGTCTGGTCTCCGGATTCGCCTTCACCGTGCTGGTGGTGATGTTCTGGGGCATGTTCCACCAGGGCAGGCACCACCAGCCCGAGAACTACCTGCGCGACACCGCAGTGGCGATCTTCGTGCTCGCGTGGATCCCGCTGTTCGGCACATTCGCCGCCATGATCTCCCGGATCACCGAGGCCGGGGTGGACGGCTCCGCGTACATCGTGGCGTTCATGTTGTGCGTCGTGGCCAACGACGTCGGCGGCTACGCCACAGGAGTGATGTTCGGCTCCCACCCGATGGCCCCGGCCGTGAGCCCCAACAAGTCCTGGGAGGGCTTCGCCGGATCCATGACCGCCGGCATCATCACCGGTGTGCTGGTGGTGCACTTTCTCATCCACGGCCCGTGGTGGATGGGCATCGTGCTCGGCATCGCCCTGGTCATCTGCGGGACCATGGGCGATTTGGTGGAAAGCCAGTTCAAGCGCGAGCTGGGCATCAAGGACATGTCCAACCTGCTGCCGGGCCACGGCGGCATCATGGACCGGCTCGACGGCATGCTGCCCGCCGCGGCGGCGACCTACATCCTGCTGACCACCATCACGTTGATGAACCAGTAG
- the frr gene encoding ribosome recycling factor, translating to MIDDVLLDAEERMTASVEHTRNELATIRTGRANPAMFNGVMADFYGAPTPINQMATISVPEPRMLLIKPYDMSTMGEIETAIRNSDLGVNPTDDGQVIRVSVPQLTEERRKELVKQAKQKGEDGKIAIRNVRRQGMEALKKIQKDGDAGEDEVITAEKSLDKTTQDYVGQIDEIVQRKENELLEV from the coding sequence ATGATTGATGACGTTTTGCTGGACGCCGAAGAGCGCATGACCGCCTCCGTTGAACACACCCGAAACGAGCTGGCCACCATCCGCACCGGCCGCGCGAACCCGGCCATGTTCAACGGCGTGATGGCCGACTTCTACGGTGCGCCCACCCCGATCAACCAGATGGCCACCATCTCTGTGCCGGAGCCGCGCATGCTTTTGATCAAGCCGTACGACATGTCCACCATGGGCGAGATCGAAACCGCCATCCGCAACTCCGACCTCGGCGTGAACCCGACGGACGACGGCCAGGTCATCCGCGTGTCCGTCCCGCAGCTCACAGAGGAGCGCCGCAAGGAGCTGGTCAAGCAGGCCAAGCAGAAGGGCGAGGACGGCAAGATCGCCATCCGCAACGTGCGCCGCCAGGGCATGGAAGCGCTGAAGAAGATCCAGAAGGACGGCGACGCGGGCGAGGACGAGGTCATCACCGCTGAGAAGTCGCTGGACAAAACCACTCAGGACTACGTCGGTCAGATCGACGAAATCGTGCAGCGCAAGGAAAACGAGCTGCTGGAGGTCTAA
- a CDS encoding amidase family protein, which yields MPHPAFTFVAPPGAALAGPLGGRLSGWSIPIKDGTDVAAMPTTHGNPARAYTAQATDPFAQMLIDAGARVSAKTLTSELGATCYAERPGVPVLESPAFPGCTPGGSSAGAAVVVADETVRAAHGTDAGGSIRVPAAACGVVGLKLASHDLSAHGLFTRNVGDLFTVTGWAPPARRRLRIGVLTRGVFADPEVAERRGADVEKLAAALGRAHDVVEISPYAESRETYAHFSTTIKRAFKDVDPLDSGYIAWLKDQAHRLRPQHVAAANAHTSGLPALLAAQWGVDAVLSPTIAFDPPPLGYFPSLSPEESFHAQTEWSPWCSVFNMLRTPAIALAGVHLGSLKLSGPELLGLAAQAELLRA from the coding sequence ATGCCGCACCCAGCCTTCACGTTCGTTGCGCCGCCCGGCGCCGCGCTCGCCGGCCCGCTCGGCGGGCGGCTTTCCGGCTGGAGCATTCCGATCAAAGACGGCACCGATGTCGCCGCCATGCCCACCACGCACGGCAACCCCGCACGCGCCTACACCGCGCAAGCGACAGACCCGTTCGCGCAGATGCTTATCGACGCCGGAGCGCGCGTCAGCGCCAAAACCCTCACCTCCGAGCTCGGCGCCACCTGCTACGCGGAACGCCCCGGTGTGCCCGTGCTGGAATCCCCCGCCTTCCCTGGCTGCACGCCCGGCGGTTCGTCCGCGGGCGCTGCGGTCGTGGTCGCGGACGAGACGGTGCGTGCGGCCCACGGGACCGACGCCGGCGGCTCGATCCGTGTGCCGGCCGCGGCCTGCGGGGTTGTGGGGTTAAAGCTCGCCAGCCACGACCTGTCCGCCCACGGGTTGTTCACCCGCAACGTCGGCGACCTGTTCACGGTGACGGGATGGGCGCCGCCAGCCCGGCGACGGCTGCGCATCGGCGTGCTCACCCGGGGCGTGTTCGCGGACCCTGAGGTGGCGGAGAGGCGCGGAGCTGACGTCGAGAAGCTTGCCGCAGCCCTCGGACGCGCCCACGATGTGGTGGAGATTTCCCCCTACGCCGAATCGCGCGAGACGTACGCGCACTTCAGCACCACCATCAAGCGCGCGTTCAAGGATGTGGATCCGCTGGACAGCGGCTACATCGCGTGGCTGAAAGATCAGGCGCACCGCCTACGCCCACAACACGTCGCCGCAGCGAACGCGCACACGAGCGGGTTGCCCGCGTTGCTCGCGGCGCAGTGGGGCGTGGATGCGGTGCTTTCCCCCACGATCGCTTTCGATCCGCCCCCGCTCGGCTACTTCCCCTCGCTCAGCCCAGAGGAGAGCTTCCACGCGCAAACCGAATGGTCGCCGTGGTGTTCGGTATTTAACATGCTGCGCACCCCCGCGATCGCGCTCGCGGGGGTGCATTTGGGCAGCCTGAAGCTCAGCGGCCCGGAGTTGCTCGGCCTTGCAGCACAGGCCGAGCTGTTGCGCGCTTAG